One Sebaldella sp. S0638 DNA segment encodes these proteins:
- a CDS encoding IS3 family transposase, whose amino-acid sequence MKKLELRRKNIKRTSDLLEISRSSYYSYKNKKISKRSLEEQRLKEEIREIWVLNEKKYGSPKIQGELRKKGMKVSERRIQKLMKEMGIKSVVTQKYKYKASVATEHEGLENRLNRDFNSTKSYEKIVGDITYIRTKDKGWCYLASYMDLYNNEILSYEFGEKMEEELVLKSLFKLPLKKLKGSIIHTDRGSQYTARNYRKKLLEYGIIESYSRRGNPYDNACIESFHSVLKKELIYPQELKSYSELKRILFEYIEGFYNTRRTQKRLGYLS is encoded by the coding sequence ATGAAAAAATTGGAACTACGAAGAAAAAATATAAAAAGAACATCGGATTTATTGGAGATATCCCGAAGTAGTTACTATTCATATAAAAATAAAAAAATAAGTAAGAGAAGCTTAGAAGAACAGAGATTGAAAGAAGAAATAAGAGAAATATGGGTTTTAAATGAAAAAAAATATGGAAGCCCAAAAATCCAAGGAGAACTTAGGAAAAAAGGAATGAAAGTAAGTGAACGTCGAATCCAAAAATTAATGAAAGAAATGGGTATAAAGTCAGTAGTAACACAAAAATATAAATATAAAGCAAGTGTAGCAACAGAGCATGAAGGCTTAGAGAATAGGTTAAACAGAGATTTTAACAGCACTAAGAGTTATGAAAAAATAGTAGGAGATATAACGTATATAAGGACAAAAGATAAGGGATGGTGTTATCTGGCAAGTTATATGGACTTATATAATAATGAAATATTAAGTTATGAATTTGGTGAAAAAATGGAAGAAGAACTGGTATTAAAGAGTCTTTTTAAGTTACCTTTGAAAAAATTAAAAGGAAGCATAATCCATACAGATAGAGGAAGCCAGTATACAGCAAGAAATTACAGAAAAAAACTATTAGAATACGGAATAATAGAATCTTATTCACGCCGAGGGAATCCATATGATAATGCATGTATAGAAAGTTTTCATTCAGTATTGAAGAAAGAATTAATTTATCCGCAGGAATTAAAAAGTTACAGTGAATTAAAGCGGATATTATTTGAATACATAGAAGGTTTTTATAATACAAGGAGAACACAAAAAAGATTAGGATATTTATC